In Saccharothrix violaceirubra, the following are encoded in one genomic region:
- the carB gene encoding carbamoyl-phosphate synthase large subunit, whose translation MPKRTDLKHVLVIGSGPIVIGQACEFDYSGTQACRVLRAEGLRVSLVNSNPATIMTDPEFADATYVEPITPEFVEKVIAAERPDAILATLGGQTALNTAIALHERGVLEKYDVELIGADIDAIQRGEDRQIFKDLVREIGGEVPRSAVCKTMAEVRATVDELGLPVVIRPSFTMGGLGSGMAHTHEELERLAATGLAESPVTEVLIEESVLGWKEYELELMRDRNDNVVVVCSIENIDPMGVHTGDSVTVAPAMTLTDREFQHMRDVGIAVIRAVGVDTGGCNIQFAFNPVDGRMVVIEMNPRVSRSSALASKATGFPIAKIAAKLAIGYALDEIQNDITGETPASFEPTLDYVVVKVPRFAFEKFPGADRTLTTTMKSVGEAMSIGRSFAEALGKALRSMETKAGGFWTTPDPDTTLEATLAELGAGHDGRLYTVDRALRLGATIEQVHEASGIDPWFVEQIAWLVGLRREIESAPVLDERLLRKAKRAGLSDRQLAALRGELAGEDGVRALRHRLGVRPVYKTVDTCAAEFAARTPYHYSAYESDPDAETEVVEQRDKPKVLILGSGPNRIGQGIEFDYSCVHAAMALREAGYETVMVNCNPETVSTDYDTSDRLYFEPLTFEDVLEVVHSEQRSGTVAGVIVQLGGQTPLGLAKRLEDAGVPIVGTPPRAIDLAEDRGEFGRVLTDAGLPAPKFGTATSFDQAKAIADEIGYPVLVRPSYVLGGRGMEIVYDEETLRGYIARATEVSPEHPVLVDRFLDDAIEIDVDALYDGEEVFVGGVMEHIEEAGVHSGDSACALPPITLGETDIENVRRSTLAIARGIGVRGLLNVQYALKDDVLYVLEANPRASRTVPFVSKATAVPLAKAAARIMLGATVADLRAEGVLPATGDGAKLPPHAPVAVKEAVLPFHRFRTPEGKGVDSLLGPEMKSTGEVMGIDVAFGTAFAKSQTASYGSLPTSGRVFVSVANRDKRAMIFPVKRLADLGFEVLATTGTAEVLRRNGIPCTIVRKHFEGEKNIVDEILAGNVDMIINTPYGNHGPRVDGYEIRTAAVARDIPCVTTIQGAAAAVHGIEAAIRGDIGVRPLQALQAALREQR comes from the coding sequence ATGCCGAAGAGGACCGACCTCAAGCACGTGCTGGTGATCGGCTCCGGGCCGATCGTCATCGGACAGGCGTGCGAGTTCGACTACTCCGGCACGCAGGCGTGCCGGGTGCTGCGGGCCGAGGGCCTGCGCGTGTCGCTGGTCAACTCCAACCCCGCGACGATCATGACCGACCCGGAGTTCGCCGACGCCACCTACGTCGAGCCGATCACGCCGGAGTTCGTGGAGAAGGTCATCGCGGCCGAACGGCCCGACGCCATCCTCGCGACCCTGGGCGGCCAGACCGCCCTCAACACCGCCATCGCGCTGCACGAGCGCGGCGTGCTGGAGAAGTACGACGTCGAGCTGATCGGCGCCGACATCGACGCCATCCAGCGCGGCGAGGACCGGCAGATCTTCAAGGACCTGGTCCGCGAGATCGGCGGCGAGGTCCCGCGCAGCGCGGTCTGCAAGACCATGGCCGAGGTCCGCGCCACCGTGGACGAGCTGGGCCTGCCGGTCGTCATCCGCCCCTCGTTCACCATGGGCGGCCTCGGGTCGGGCATGGCGCACACCCACGAGGAGCTGGAGCGGCTGGCCGCCACCGGCCTCGCGGAGTCGCCGGTCACCGAGGTGCTCATCGAGGAGAGCGTGCTCGGCTGGAAGGAGTACGAGCTGGAGCTGATGCGCGACCGCAACGACAACGTCGTGGTCGTCTGCTCCATCGAGAACATCGACCCGATGGGCGTGCACACCGGCGACTCGGTCACGGTCGCGCCCGCGATGACCCTGACCGACCGCGAGTTCCAGCACATGCGCGACGTCGGCATCGCGGTCATCCGCGCGGTCGGCGTGGACACCGGCGGCTGCAACATCCAGTTCGCGTTCAACCCGGTCGACGGCCGCATGGTCGTCATCGAGATGAACCCGCGGGTGTCCCGCTCGTCGGCGCTGGCGTCCAAGGCCACCGGCTTCCCGATCGCCAAGATCGCGGCCAAGCTCGCCATCGGCTACGCGCTCGACGAGATCCAGAACGACATCACCGGCGAGACCCCGGCGTCCTTCGAGCCCACGCTCGACTACGTCGTGGTCAAGGTGCCCCGGTTCGCGTTCGAGAAGTTCCCCGGCGCCGACCGCACGCTCACCACGACCATGAAGTCCGTGGGCGAGGCCATGTCCATCGGCCGCAGCTTCGCCGAGGCGCTGGGCAAGGCGCTGCGCTCCATGGAGACCAAGGCCGGCGGCTTCTGGACCACGCCGGACCCGGACACCACGCTGGAGGCGACGCTCGCCGAACTGGGCGCGGGCCACGACGGGCGGCTCTACACCGTCGACCGCGCGTTGCGCCTGGGCGCGACGATCGAGCAGGTGCACGAGGCGTCCGGCATCGACCCGTGGTTCGTCGAGCAGATCGCCTGGCTGGTCGGGTTGCGCCGGGAGATCGAGTCCGCGCCCGTGCTCGACGAGCGCCTGCTGCGCAAGGCCAAGCGCGCCGGCCTGTCCGACCGGCAGCTCGCCGCCCTGCGCGGCGAACTCGCGGGCGAGGACGGCGTGCGCGCCCTGCGGCACCGGCTGGGCGTGCGGCCGGTGTACAAGACCGTGGACACCTGCGCCGCCGAGTTCGCCGCGCGCACCCCGTACCACTACAGCGCCTACGAGTCCGACCCCGACGCCGAGACCGAGGTCGTCGAGCAGCGCGACAAGCCCAAGGTGCTGATCCTGGGCTCCGGGCCCAACCGCATCGGCCAGGGCATCGAGTTCGACTATTCGTGCGTGCACGCGGCCATGGCGCTGCGCGAAGCCGGGTACGAGACCGTGATGGTCAACTGCAACCCGGAGACCGTCTCCACCGACTACGACACCTCCGACCGGCTCTACTTCGAGCCGCTGACGTTCGAGGACGTGCTGGAGGTCGTGCACTCCGAGCAGCGCTCGGGCACGGTCGCGGGCGTGATCGTGCAGCTGGGCGGCCAGACCCCGCTGGGCCTGGCCAAGCGGCTGGAGGACGCGGGCGTCCCGATCGTCGGCACGCCGCCGCGCGCGATCGACCTGGCCGAGGACCGCGGCGAGTTCGGCCGCGTGCTCACCGATGCCGGCCTGCCCGCGCCCAAGTTCGGCACGGCCACCTCGTTCGACCAGGCCAAGGCCATCGCCGACGAGATCGGCTACCCGGTGCTCGTGCGCCCGTCGTACGTGCTCGGCGGTCGCGGCATGGAGATCGTCTACGACGAGGAGACCCTGCGCGGCTACATCGCCCGCGCCACCGAGGTCAGCCCGGAGCACCCGGTGCTGGTCGACCGGTTCCTCGACGACGCGATCGAGATCGACGTCGACGCGCTGTACGACGGCGAGGAGGTCTTCGTCGGCGGCGTGATGGAGCACATCGAGGAGGCGGGCGTGCACTCGGGCGACTCCGCCTGCGCCCTGCCGCCCATCACCCTCGGCGAGACCGACATCGAGAACGTCCGCCGCTCCACCCTGGCCATCGCGCGGGGCATCGGCGTGCGCGGCCTGCTCAACGTCCAGTACGCGCTCAAGGACGACGTGCTGTACGTGCTGGAGGCCAACCCGCGCGCCTCGCGCACCGTGCCGTTCGTGTCCAAGGCGACCGCGGTCCCGCTGGCCAAGGCGGCGGCCCGGATCATGCTCGGCGCGACCGTGGCCGACCTGCGCGCCGAGGGCGTGCTGCCGGCCACCGGCGACGGCGCCAAGCTGCCACCGCACGCGCCCGTGGCGGTCAAGGAGGCCGTGCTGCCGTTCCACCGGTTCCGCACGCCGGAGGGCAAGGGCGTCGACTCGCTGCTGGGCCCGGAGATGAAGTCGACCGGCGAGGTCATGGGCATCGACGTGGCGTTCGGCACCGCGTTCGCCAAGTCCCAGACCGCCTCGTACGGCTCGCTGCCCACCTCGGGTCGGGTGTTCGTGTCCGTGGCCAACCGGGACAAGCGGGCCATGATCTTCCCGGTCAAGCGGCTGGCCGACCTGGGCTTCGAGGTGCTGGCGACCACGGGCACGGCCGAGGTGCTGCGGCGCAACGGCATCCCGTGCACGATCGTGCGCAAGCACTTCGAGGGCGAGAAGAACATCGTCGACGAGATCCTCGCGGGCAACGTCGACATGATCATCAACACGCCCTACGGCAACCACGGCCCGCGCGTGGACGGCTACGAGATCCGCACCGCGGCCGTGGCGCGGGACATCCCGTGCGTCACGACCATCCAGGGCGCGGCGGCGGCCGTGCACGGCATCGAGGCGGCCATCCGCGGCGACATCGGCGTGCGGCCCCTCCAGGCACTCCAGGCGGCCCTGCGGGAGCAGCGGTGA
- the pyrF gene encoding orotidine-5'-phosphate decarboxylase, whose amino-acid sequence MRFGARLHRAIAERGPLCVGIDPHPGLLDAWGLPRDVSGLERFALTAAEALGDTVAVVKPQSAFFEAYGSKGVAVLERAIAELRAAGALVLLDVKRGDIGSTMAAYAAAYLTDGSPLAADAVTVSPYLGFGSLAPAVEAATASGRGVFALALTSNPEGASVQRATAADGRSVAQAVVDEAAALNAGVEPLGDVGLVVGATLAELGVDLSDLRGPVLAPGFGAQGATVADLRRLFGADLSGVLPTTSRDVLKHGPGAATLRSAVARVRDSLDV is encoded by the coding sequence GTGAGGTTCGGGGCGCGGCTGCACCGCGCGATCGCCGAACGCGGCCCCCTGTGCGTCGGGATCGACCCGCACCCGGGTCTGCTCGACGCGTGGGGGCTGCCCCGCGACGTGTCCGGTCTGGAACGGTTCGCGCTGACCGCCGCGGAGGCGCTGGGCGACACCGTCGCGGTCGTGAAGCCGCAATCGGCCTTTTTCGAGGCGTACGGCTCGAAAGGCGTGGCCGTGTTGGAACGCGCAATCGCGGAATTGCGCGCGGCCGGTGCGCTCGTGCTGCTCGACGTCAAGCGCGGCGACATCGGCTCCACCATGGCCGCGTACGCGGCGGCGTACCTGACCGACGGCTCGCCCCTGGCGGCCGACGCCGTGACCGTGTCCCCCTACCTGGGGTTCGGGTCGCTGGCGCCGGCGGTCGAGGCGGCGACGGCGAGCGGGCGCGGCGTGTTCGCACTCGCCCTGACGTCGAATCCGGAGGGTGCGTCCGTGCAGCGTGCGACGGCTGCCGACGGCCGGTCGGTGGCGCAGGCCGTGGTCGACGAGGCGGCGGCGCTCAACGCGGGCGTCGAGCCGCTGGGCGACGTCGGCCTGGTGGTCGGCGCGACGCTGGCCGAACTCGGCGTCGACCTCTCCGACCTGCGCGGACCCGTCCTGGCGCCGGGGTTCGGCGCCCAGGGCGCGACCGTGGCGGACCTGCGCCGGCTGTTCGGCGCGGACCTGTCCGGGGTGCTGCCGACGACCTCACGGGACGTCCTCAAGCACGGGCCGGGGGCCGCAACATTGCGGTCCGCGGTGGCTCGGGTGCGGGACTCCCTCGACGTGTGA
- the mihF gene encoding integration host factor, actinobacterial type has product MALPQLTEEQRAAALEKAAAARRARAELKERLKRGGTTLKDVLKAAEDDEVLGKMKVSALLEALPGVGKVRAQQIMERLEIAPSRRLRGLGERQRKALLTEFSGE; this is encoded by the coding sequence GTGGCCCTTCCCCAGCTTACCGAGGAGCAGCGGGCCGCAGCGCTGGAGAAGGCTGCTGCCGCTCGTCGCGCTCGGGCTGAGCTCAAGGAGCGCCTCAAGCGTGGCGGCACGACCCTGAAGGACGTGCTGAAGGCCGCTGAGGACGACGAGGTCTTGGGCAAGATGAAGGTGTCCGCGCTGCTTGAGGCGCTTCCGGGCGTCGGTAAGGTGCGCGCGCAGCAGATCATGGAGCGGCTGGAGATCGCGCCGAGCCGCCGGCTGCGCGGCCTGGGTGAGCGGCAGCGCAAGGCGCTGCTCACCGAGTTCAGCGGCGAGTGA
- the gmk gene encoding guanylate kinase, whose amino-acid sequence MSDGTGAGSGAVRARPRLTVLSGPSGVGKSSVLAELRRMGPDIHFSVSVTTRKPRPGEVDGVHYHFVDLPEFHKMVANGELLEHAEFAGNHYGTPREPVERALAAGTPSLLEIELQGARQVRAAMPEARLVMLAPPSWGVLVDRLTGRGTEDPAVVARRLEIAREELAAEPEFDEVVVNADVRSAATGLLNLVVGPVPGA is encoded by the coding sequence GTGAGTGACGGAACCGGGGCGGGGTCGGGCGCGGTGCGCGCCCGGCCTCGCCTCACCGTCCTCTCGGGCCCGTCCGGCGTCGGCAAGTCCAGCGTGCTGGCCGAGCTGCGCCGGATGGGCCCCGACATCCACTTCAGCGTCTCGGTGACCACCCGGAAACCGAGGCCCGGCGAGGTGGACGGGGTGCACTACCACTTCGTCGACCTGCCCGAATTCCACAAGATGGTGGCCAACGGCGAACTCCTGGAGCACGCCGAGTTCGCGGGCAACCACTACGGCACGCCGCGCGAGCCCGTCGAACGGGCACTGGCCGCCGGCACGCCGTCGCTGCTGGAGATCGAACTCCAGGGCGCGCGCCAGGTCCGGGCCGCGATGCCCGAGGCGCGGCTGGTCATGCTGGCCCCGCCGTCCTGGGGGGTCCTGGTCGACCGGTTGACCGGACGCGGCACCGAGGACCCCGCCGTGGTCGCCCGCCGGCTGGAGATCGCCCGCGAGGAACTGGCGGCCGAACCGGAGTTCGACGAGGTCGTGGTGAACGCCGACGTGCGTTCGGCCGCGACGGGCTTGCTAAACTTGGTGGTCGGCCCGGTGCCCGGCGCGTGA
- the rpoZ gene encoding DNA-directed RNA polymerase subunit omega yields the protein MTTHIEPTSQAGSPEGITNPPIDDLLQQVSSKYALVIYAAKRARQINDYYAQLGEGLLEYVGPLVEPGPREKPLSIALREIHAGLLEHTEGE from the coding sequence GTGACCACGCACATCGAGCCGACCTCGCAGGCGGGCTCGCCGGAGGGCATCACCAACCCGCCGATCGACGACCTGCTCCAGCAGGTCAGCTCGAAGTACGCGCTGGTGATCTACGCCGCCAAGCGGGCCCGTCAGATCAACGACTACTACGCCCAGCTCGGCGAGGGCCTGCTGGAGTACGTCGGCCCGCTGGTCGAGCCCGGCCCGCGCGAGAAGCCGCTGTCGATCGCGCTGCGGGAGATCCACGCGGGTCTCCTGGAGCACACCGAAGGCGAGTGA
- the coaBC gene encoding bifunctional phosphopantothenoylcysteine decarboxylase/phosphopantothenate--cysteine ligase CoaBC, with the protein MTLSVEAPARPRIVLGVGGGIAAYKACEVLRRLTESGHAVRVVPTDGALKFVGAATFEALSGQPVHADVFSDVPSVQHVKLGQDADLVVVAPATANLLAKAAHGLADDLLTNTLLTARCPVLLVPAMHTEMWEHPATRANVALLRSRGVVVAEPASGRLTGKDTGKGRLPDPAEIVELARLLLARSDALPRDLEGRHVAISAGGTREALDPVRYLGNRSSGRQGYALARVAAQRGARVTLVAAHTADLAPPAGVDLVRVGDARELREAMQVAAETADVVVMAAAVADFRPVARNEHKIKKTDRDPDPVVLTRNPDILAGLVAGRRPGQVIVGFAAETGDAETGVLDHGRAKLARKGCDWLVVNAVGDGQAFEVEDNAGWLLSVDGSETPIPHGSKAHLASVLWDAIAR; encoded by the coding sequence GTGACCCTGTCAGTCGAAGCCCCCGCGCGTCCCCGGATCGTCCTGGGTGTCGGCGGGGGCATCGCCGCGTACAAGGCGTGCGAGGTCCTGCGCCGGCTGACCGAGTCGGGGCACGCCGTGCGCGTCGTACCCACCGACGGGGCGCTGAAGTTCGTCGGCGCGGCCACGTTCGAGGCGCTGTCCGGGCAGCCCGTGCACGCCGACGTGTTCTCCGACGTGCCGTCCGTGCAGCACGTCAAGCTCGGCCAGGACGCCGACCTGGTCGTGGTCGCGCCCGCCACCGCGAACCTGCTCGCGAAGGCCGCGCACGGCCTGGCCGACGACCTGCTCACCAACACGCTGCTCACCGCGCGCTGCCCGGTGCTGCTGGTGCCGGCGATGCACACCGAGATGTGGGAGCACCCGGCCACCAGGGCGAACGTGGCGCTGCTGCGCTCGCGCGGCGTCGTGGTCGCCGAACCCGCCAGCGGTCGGCTGACCGGCAAGGACACCGGCAAGGGCCGGTTGCCCGACCCCGCCGAGATCGTGGAACTCGCCCGGTTGCTGCTGGCGCGCTCCGACGCGCTGCCGCGCGACCTCGAAGGCCGCCACGTCGCGATCTCCGCCGGCGGCACCCGCGAGGCCCTGGACCCGGTCCGCTACCTGGGCAACCGCTCGTCGGGCCGGCAGGGCTACGCGTTGGCCAGGGTCGCCGCGCAACGCGGCGCGCGGGTGACGCTCGTCGCCGCGCACACCGCCGACCTGGCCCCGCCCGCCGGCGTCGACCTGGTGCGCGTCGGCGACGCGCGGGAACTGCGCGAAGCCATGCAGGTCGCGGCGGAGACGGCCGATGTGGTGGTCATGGCCGCCGCCGTCGCCGACTTCCGCCCGGTCGCCCGGAACGAGCACAAGATCAAGAAGACCGATCGCGACCCCGACCCGGTCGTGCTCACGCGCAATCCCGACATCCTCGCCGGACTCGTCGCCGGCCGGCGTCCCGGTCAGGTGATCGTCGGCTTCGCCGCGGAGACCGGCGACGCGGAAACGGGCGTCCTGGACCACGGCCGGGCCAAGCTGGCGCGCAAGGGCTGCGACTGGCTGGTGGTCAACGCGGTCGGCGACGGGCAGGCGTTCGAGGTCGAGGACAACGCCGGTTGGCTGTTGTCCGTCGACGGTTCGGAAACGCCCATCCCGCACGGTTCCAAAGCGCATCTCGCGTCCGTACTGTGGGATGCCATCGCCCGATAG
- the metK gene encoding methionine adenosyltransferase, with product MSQHSSRLFTSESVTEGHPDKICDAISDSILDALLAKDPRSRVAVETLITTGQVHVAGEVTTEAYADIPTIVREKILEIGYDSSAKGFDGRSCGVNVAIGSQSADIAQGVDTAYEQRVDGAADEIDKQGAGDQGLMFGYASTDTPELMPLPIALAHRLSRRLSAVRKDGTVPYLRPDGKTQVTIEYAGDQPVRLDTVVVSSQHADGIDLEKLLGVDVRTHVVEPELADLAIDTSNVRLLVNPTGRFVIGGPMGDAGLTGRKIIVDTYGGMARHGGGAFSGKDPSKVDRSAAYAMRWVAKNVVAAGLATRVEVQVAYAIGKAAPVGLFVETFGTETVDPQKIQQAITEVFDLRPAAIIRDLDLLRPIYAPTAAYGHFGRTDVALPWENTDRAEVLRTVAGA from the coding sequence GTGAGCCAGCACAGCAGCAGGCTGTTCACCAGTGAGTCGGTGACCGAGGGGCATCCGGACAAGATCTGCGATGCGATCAGCGATTCCATCCTGGACGCCCTGCTGGCCAAGGACCCGCGCTCGCGCGTCGCCGTCGAGACGTTGATCACCACCGGCCAGGTGCACGTCGCCGGCGAGGTCACCACCGAGGCGTACGCGGACATCCCCACGATCGTGCGCGAGAAGATCCTCGAGATCGGCTACGACTCGTCGGCCAAGGGCTTCGACGGTCGCTCCTGCGGCGTCAACGTGGCGATCGGTTCGCAGTCGGCCGACATCGCGCAGGGCGTGGACACCGCCTACGAGCAGCGGGTCGACGGCGCCGCCGACGAGATCGACAAGCAGGGCGCCGGCGACCAGGGTCTGATGTTCGGCTACGCCTCCACCGACACGCCCGAGCTGATGCCGCTGCCGATCGCGCTGGCGCACCGGCTGTCACGGCGGCTGTCCGCCGTGCGCAAGGACGGCACCGTGCCCTACCTGCGGCCGGACGGCAAGACCCAGGTGACCATCGAGTACGCGGGCGACCAGCCCGTGCGCCTGGACACCGTGGTCGTGTCGTCGCAGCACGCCGACGGCATCGACCTGGAGAAGCTGCTCGGCGTCGACGTGCGCACGCACGTGGTCGAGCCGGAGCTGGCCGACCTCGCGATCGACACCTCGAACGTGCGGCTGCTGGTCAACCCGACCGGCCGGTTCGTCATCGGCGGCCCGATGGGCGACGCGGGCCTGACCGGCCGCAAGATCATCGTGGACACCTACGGCGGCATGGCCCGGCACGGCGGTGGCGCGTTCTCCGGCAAGGACCCGTCGAAGGTCGACCGCTCGGCCGCGTACGCCATGCGCTGGGTGGCCAAGAACGTGGTCGCCGCCGGTCTGGCCACGCGCGTCGAGGTGCAGGTCGCCTACGCCATCGGCAAGGCCGCGCCGGTGGGCCTGTTCGTCGAGACGTTCGGCACCGAGACCGTGGACCCGCAGAAGATCCAGCAGGCCATCACCGAGGTGTTCGACCTGCGCCCGGCCGCGATCATCCGCGACCTGGACCTGCTGCGGCCGATCTACGCGCCGACGGCCGCGTACGGCCACTTCGGCCGTACCGACGTCGCGCTGCCGTGGGAGAACACCGACCGGGCCGAGGTGCTGCGCACGGTCGCCGGCGCCTGA
- a CDS encoding primosomal protein N', which yields MVTTRRGERVPATSLPVARICVDVPLAHLDRPFDYQVSTEQDAAAVPGCRVRVRFAGQLVDGFLLDRVASSDYGRKLTFLDRVLSPEPVLAPEILELARVVADRYAGSLTDVLRLAVPPRHARTEAKESVPAPVPVPPAVDGWARYPFGPNLLDALSSGRTARAVWQALPFEDWPARLAEAAVTVAAGGRGALIVVPDHRDLARLEAACSALAEGAVALAADLGPAERYRRWLAVRRGAARIVLGTRGAAFAPVADLGLVVVWDDGDDLHVEPRMPYPNVRDVLVQRAHQSGASLVVGGFARTAEAQVLVDSGWAHEVVAARETLRSAAPRVVAVGDSDWQETRDPAARSARLPSIAFDAARFAFSHDAPVLVQVPRRGYVPALACGQCRAPARCRRCAGPLALPGGTDDGRPRPAHCRWCGATEAAFRCGTCGSRRLRGQVIGARRTAEELGRAFSGVPVRTSGGDEVLASVPGGAALVVATPGAEPVAAGGYGAALLLDGWALLGRADLRASEEALRRWMTAAALVRPGSADGRVVVIADSALAPVQALARWDPVWHARRELAGRAELGFPPAVRMATVDGAPDALAAALDDLVLPPTGEVLGPVPLGEDRERALVRVARTEGRALAAVLGDLLSVRSARKEPEVLRVKLDPLEIV from the coding sequence ATGGTGACGACCAGGCGTGGGGAACGCGTGCCCGCGACGAGCCTGCCCGTCGCCCGCATCTGCGTCGACGTGCCGCTCGCGCACCTCGACCGGCCCTTCGACTACCAGGTGTCGACCGAGCAGGACGCCGCCGCGGTCCCGGGCTGCCGGGTGCGGGTGCGGTTCGCCGGGCAGCTCGTCGACGGCTTCCTGCTGGACCGCGTCGCCTCGTCCGACTACGGGCGGAAGCTGACCTTCCTCGACCGGGTGCTCTCGCCCGAACCCGTGCTGGCGCCGGAGATCCTGGAGCTGGCCCGCGTGGTCGCCGACCGGTACGCCGGGTCGTTGACCGACGTGCTGCGGCTGGCCGTGCCGCCCCGGCACGCGCGCACGGAGGCGAAGGAGTCGGTGCCGGCGCCCGTGCCCGTGCCGCCCGCCGTCGACGGCTGGGCGCGGTACCCGTTCGGCCCCAACCTGCTGGACGCCCTGTCGTCGGGGCGGACCGCGCGCGCGGTGTGGCAGGCGCTGCCCTTCGAGGACTGGCCGGCGCGGTTGGCCGAGGCCGCGGTGACCGTGGCCGCCGGTGGGCGCGGTGCGTTGATCGTCGTGCCCGACCACCGCGACCTGGCCCGGCTGGAGGCGGCGTGCTCGGCGTTGGCCGAGGGCGCGGTGGCCCTGGCCGCGGACCTGGGACCGGCCGAGCGGTATCGGCGGTGGCTGGCCGTGCGGCGCGGCGCGGCGCGGATCGTGCTCGGGACGCGGGGCGCGGCGTTCGCGCCCGTCGCCGACCTGGGGCTCGTGGTGGTGTGGGACGACGGCGACGATCTCCACGTCGAACCCCGGATGCCCTACCCGAACGTGCGCGACGTCCTCGTCCAGCGCGCGCACCAGTCCGGCGCCTCGCTCGTGGTGGGCGGCTTCGCGCGCACGGCCGAGGCCCAGGTGCTCGTCGACAGCGGGTGGGCGCACGAGGTGGTGGCCGCGCGGGAGACGCTGCGGTCGGCCGCGCCCCGCGTGGTGGCCGTCGGCGACTCCGACTGGCAGGAGACCCGCGACCCGGCGGCCCGGTCCGCGCGGCTGCCGTCGATCGCCTTCGACGCGGCCCGGTTCGCGTTCTCCCACGACGCACCGGTCCTGGTGCAGGTGCCCCGGCGCGGGTACGTGCCGGCCCTGGCGTGCGGCCAGTGCCGGGCACCGGCCCGCTGTCGGCGGTGCGCGGGACCGTTGGCGTTGCCCGGCGGCACGGACGACGGCCGGCCCCGGCCCGCGCACTGCCGGTGGTGCGGTGCCACCGAGGCGGCGTTCCGGTGCGGTACCTGCGGGTCCCGCCGCCTGCGCGGGCAGGTCATCGGTGCCCGGCGGACCGCCGAGGAGTTGGGGCGGGCGTTCAGCGGCGTCCCGGTGCGGACCTCCGGCGGGGACGAGGTGCTGGCGTCCGTGCCGGGCGGTGCGGCGCTGGTCGTCGCCACGCCCGGAGCCGAACCGGTGGCGGCCGGCGGGTACGGCGCCGCCCTGCTGCTCGACGGGTGGGCGTTGCTGGGCCGGGCCGACCTCCGGGCGTCCGAGGAGGCGCTGCGCCGGTGGATGACGGCCGCGGCCCTGGTGCGCCCCGGTTCCGCCGACGGGCGGGTGGTGGTGATCGCGGATTCCGCGTTGGCGCCCGTCCAGGCCCTGGCGCGGTGGGACCCGGTGTGGCACGCGCGGCGGGAGTTGGCGGGGCGGGCCGAACTCGGGTTCCCGCCGGCCGTGCGCATGGCGACCGTGGACGGTGCGCCGGACGCCCTGGCGGCGGCGTTGGACGACCTGGTCCTGCCGCCCACCGGGGAGGTCCTCGGACCGGTGCCGCTGGGGGAGGACCGGGAGCGCGCCCTCGTGCGGGTGGCCCGGACGGAGGGGCGGGCGTTGGCCGCCGTGCTCGGGGACCTGCTGTCGGTGCGCAGCGCCCGCAAGGAACCCGAGGTCCTGCGCGTGAAGCTCGACCCGCTGGAGATCGTCTGA